One stretch of Qipengyuania gelatinilytica DNA includes these proteins:
- a CDS encoding DUF3604 domain-containing protein has translation MHKLIGVAAAGLFLASCSDGLPADATEAQSGDDTDTIELAEFPDRPYWGDTHLHTDVSVDAFGFGVRLGPEDALKFARGEQVTATTGMTAKLDRPLDFLVIADHSDAMGATRRLYDAPRMMVRDPTLRRWYDMMHESPEQSTRAVAELITAAANDEIPEALRDPAQQEKNTRELWDRHLDILDRYNEPGRFTAFAGFEWTLMPGGNNLHRVVMFRDGSARTREILPYPGIDGEVTGLWDYMDAYEDNTGGKVLAIPHNSNLSNGMIFELTGPDGGAMSAQYARRRAAREPVVEATQIKGDSETHPFLSPNDEFAGFGVAGWDLGNLPLTAKATPDMYAGSYVRSALLRGLTLEQQLGVNPYAFGLIGSTDSHTALATGDEDNFFGKHTGNEPRAGRAMEGQNLGTRVGRFGWHYLAGGYAAAWARGNTRAEIFDAFMRREVYATTGPRMVVRLFAGFDFTDGDWDGDWVRTGYTRGVPMGGELEDSGKAPTFLISALKDPDGANLDRVQIVKGWVDASGEAREKVYDVAWSAREMDGASDSPVPPVGDTVNRSEATYENSIGAPELRVTWTDPDYVRGQRAFYYVRVIEIPTPSWVLFDAKRFGLDLPADVVEANVIQERAYSSPVWLRERRAPGDAPPIMDEG, from the coding sequence ATGCACAAACTCATCGGAGTCGCAGCTGCAGGCCTGTTTCTCGCAAGCTGTAGCGACGGGTTGCCGGCGGACGCGACCGAGGCGCAATCCGGCGATGACACCGACACTATCGAGCTCGCCGAATTCCCCGATCGTCCATATTGGGGCGACACCCATCTCCACACCGACGTCTCTGTGGATGCCTTCGGTTTCGGCGTTCGCCTCGGGCCGGAAGACGCGCTGAAGTTCGCGCGCGGGGAACAGGTGACGGCGACCACGGGCATGACAGCCAAGCTCGACCGCCCGCTCGATTTCCTCGTCATCGCCGATCATTCCGATGCGATGGGCGCGACGCGCAGGCTTTACGATGCACCGCGCATGATGGTCCGCGATCCCACGCTGCGCCGCTGGTACGACATGATGCACGAAAGCCCCGAGCAATCGACGCGCGCGGTGGCCGAACTCATCACGGCAGCGGCGAATGACGAAATTCCCGAAGCGCTGCGCGATCCCGCACAGCAAGAAAAGAACACGCGCGAATTGTGGGATCGTCATCTCGACATCCTCGACCGCTATAACGAGCCGGGCAGGTTCACCGCCTTTGCCGGGTTCGAATGGACGCTGATGCCGGGCGGCAACAATCTGCACCGCGTCGTCATGTTCAGGGATGGCAGTGCGAGGACCCGCGAAATCCTTCCTTATCCGGGGATCGACGGCGAGGTCACCGGCCTGTGGGATTATATGGACGCCTACGAGGATAACACCGGCGGCAAGGTGCTGGCGATCCCGCACAATTCCAACCTGTCGAACGGCATGATATTCGAACTGACCGGGCCCGATGGCGGGGCGATGAGCGCGCAATATGCCCGCCGCCGTGCCGCGCGCGAGCCGGTTGTCGAGGCGACGCAGATCAAGGGCGACAGCGAGACGCATCCCTTCCTCTCGCCGAACGACGAGTTCGCAGGCTTCGGTGTCGCCGGCTGGGACTTGGGCAATCTCCCGCTGACCGCAAAAGCCACGCCGGACATGTATGCCGGCAGCTATGTCCGCTCGGCGCTGCTGCGCGGGCTCACACTGGAACAGCAGCTCGGGGTCAATCCCTACGCCTTCGGCCTGATCGGCTCGACCGACAGCCACACCGCACTCGCCACCGGTGACGAGGACAATTTCTTCGGCAAGCACACGGGCAACGAACCGCGTGCAGGCCGCGCCATGGAAGGCCAGAACCTCGGCACACGGGTCGGCCGGTTCGGCTGGCATTACCTTGCTGGCGGCTATGCGGCTGCCTGGGCGAGGGGGAATACGCGCGCGGAAATCTTCGATGCCTTCATGCGCCGCGAAGTCTACGCAACGACCGGCCCGCGCATGGTGGTGCGCCTCTTCGCAGGCTTCGACTTTACCGATGGCGACTGGGACGGCGACTGGGTCCGCACAGGCTATACGCGCGGCGTGCCGATGGGCGGCGAGCTGGAAGACAGCGGCAAGGCTCCAACCTTCCTGATCAGCGCCCTGAAGGATCCCGACGGGGCGAATCTCGACCGCGTGCAGATCGTGAAGGGCTGGGTCGATGCGAGCGGTGAGGCCCGCGAAAAGGTTTACGATGTCGCGTGGAGTGCGCGCGAGATGGACGGCGCTTCGGATTCCCCCGTTCCGCCGGTCGGCGACACGGTCAACCGGAGCGAGGCGACCTACGAGAACTCGATAGGCGCTCCGGAACTGCGGGTTACCTGGACCGATCCCGATTACGTCCGGGGACAGCGCGCCTTCTACTATGTGCGCGTGATCGAAATCCCCACGCCGAGCTGGGTCCTGTTCGATGCTAAGCGCTTCGGTCTCGACCTGCCAGCAGACGTGGTGGAGGCGAATGTCATCCAGGAGCGCGCCTATTCCTCGCCCGTCTGGCTGCGAGAGCGCCGCGCGCCGGGTGATGCACCGCCGATCATGGACGAGGGATGA
- a CDS encoding HupE/UreJ family protein, giving the protein MIRWLLALVLLVIPAVASADELRPVSIQFEQVSATQWSLGWREPRAPRAIGEPVRPILPGNCQFSGEPGIMIAPAVATGRAEVRCSGDVAGQEMGWSFPAPGEAILRVAPTDRPVQVHRLTPEAPLATIAERPSSAQVWLSYFLIGVEHILAGWDHLLFVIALVLLVRGGWAVVKAATAFTIAHSITLAGTTLGLTGLPQRPVEALIALSIVFLAVEIARGTRETLTRRLPWLVAFIFGLLHGFGFAGALREIGLPEGEVPAALISFNLGVEAGQLLVIAAVLVAVAALRRIRPGLEARAIRIASYPIGIIGAYWLIDRVIG; this is encoded by the coding sequence ATGATCCGCTGGTTGCTTGCGCTTGTGCTGCTTGTCATCCCGGCGGTCGCTTCGGCAGACGAGTTGCGGCCCGTGTCGATCCAGTTCGAACAGGTCTCTGCCACCCAATGGTCGCTGGGCTGGCGCGAGCCGCGCGCCCCGCGGGCAATTGGCGAACCGGTGCGACCGATCCTGCCCGGCAATTGCCAGTTCTCCGGCGAGCCCGGGATTATGATCGCGCCTGCGGTCGCGACAGGGCGCGCCGAGGTGAGATGTTCGGGCGATGTGGCAGGACAGGAGATGGGCTGGAGCTTCCCCGCGCCGGGCGAGGCGATCCTGCGTGTCGCTCCCACGGACCGGCCCGTGCAGGTGCACCGGCTCACACCAGAAGCCCCGCTTGCGACCATCGCCGAGCGTCCGTCGAGCGCGCAAGTGTGGCTCAGCTATTTCCTGATCGGAGTGGAACACATCCTCGCGGGATGGGACCATCTCCTGTTCGTCATCGCGCTGGTCCTGCTTGTGCGCGGCGGCTGGGCGGTCGTGAAAGCGGCGACAGCCTTCACCATCGCGCATTCGATCACGCTGGCAGGCACGACGCTTGGCCTGACCGGTTTGCCTCAGCGACCGGTCGAGGCGCTGATTGCCCTGTCGATCGTATTCCTCGCGGTGGAAATCGCTCGCGGCACGCGCGAGACACTGACCCGCCGCCTGCCTTGGCTGGTCGCCTTCATATTCGGCTTGCTCCACGGCTTCGGCTTTGCAGGCGCCCTGCGCGAAATCGGCCTGCCCGAAGGCGAGGTGCCCGCCGCGCTCATCAGTTTCAACCTCGGTGTGGAGGCCGGCCAGTTGCTGGTTATCGCCGCCGTACTCGTGGCGGTCGCAGCGCTACGCCGTATCAGGCCCGGTCTCGAGGCGCGGGCGATCCGCATCGCCTCCTATCCCATCGGGATAATCGGGGCTTACTGGCTGATCGACCGCGTAATCGGCTGA
- a CDS encoding exopolysaccharide biosynthesis protein — protein MSGIRNGKDPEGVEDVIGELDELASENDEVCIADVLDDFGARSFGPVIMIFALIEITPIGAIPGVPTTLASIIALIALQMLFGKEHIWMPQFVQKRSVESKKLHKAVGKLRGVAHWLDGHSKDRLSALTQGLWLKVAALAIVILCVTVPPLEFLPFASSGPMLAIAAIGLALIVRDGLVMLFALALAVAALGGGTYYYYTSGDEEGSSSAWTAPLDEGPTLT, from the coding sequence ATGAGCGGAATAAGAAACGGCAAGGATCCAGAAGGCGTCGAAGATGTCATCGGCGAACTCGACGAGCTTGCGTCCGAGAACGACGAGGTCTGCATAGCCGATGTGCTCGACGATTTCGGCGCGCGCAGTTTCGGCCCCGTCATCATGATCTTCGCCCTTATCGAAATTACCCCCATCGGGGCCATTCCCGGCGTGCCGACCACTCTTGCTTCGATCATCGCGTTGATTGCCCTGCAGATGCTGTTCGGCAAGGAGCACATCTGGATGCCGCAATTCGTCCAGAAGCGATCGGTCGAATCGAAGAAACTGCACAAGGCCGTGGGCAAGCTGCGCGGCGTAGCGCACTGGCTCGATGGACACAGCAAGGACAGGCTGAGCGCGCTTACGCAAGGCCTCTGGTTGAAGGTTGCCGCGCTGGCAATCGTCATCCTGTGCGTCACCGTGCCGCCGCTCGAATTCCTGCCCTTTGCCAGTTCCGGCCCGATGCTGGCCATTGCTGCGATCGGGCTTGCCCTGATCGTGCGTGACGGGTTGGTGATGCTTTTCGCCCTGGCGCTTGCCGTTGCTGCGCTGGGCGGCGGGACTTATTACTACTACACCTCCGGCGATGAAGAGGGCAGCTCGAGCGCATGGACTGCTCCGCTCGATGAAGGGCCGACCTTGACCTGA
- a CDS encoding efflux transporter outer membrane subunit: MMRALFLTASALALSACAGGPPPEVATPTPVLPQQFFHAPDAGTGAELAALLPTSDPAYNTLAAQALAGSPTLGEAVARIEQARVGAARAGAERLPAIGANASVTGTRTNPAQFGTSLPPGIAFDTERVAYAANLTARWDLDIFGRLRAQERAALARVDAADASALAVRNALLAEIAASVIDWRTLEARQEEIESDIAAAEELARLAGVRERAGIAPGFDRVRAESAANASRSRLAALDSERARLTGRLVTLTAQGGMQVRAAMALGAPDTELPAPPVALPSSLLVNRPDILAASAGLAAADAELAATARRRFPTFDLSAALGLLAFSPGDLFDEDSIVGSIAATIAGPLLDFGRIEAEINGAAAGKRAAFEAYRGAVYTALGDAEAAYSLVAAADRELAAANSEAESLQRAARLAETRQEAGLADFLTVLEARRAADASGERAAAALGRAKRARVLLWQALGGDPQPITRSISQ, from the coding sequence ATGATGCGCGCACTGTTCCTTACCGCAAGCGCGCTAGCCCTGTCGGCCTGTGCGGGCGGACCTCCGCCCGAAGTCGCGACGCCGACGCCGGTCCTGCCGCAGCAGTTCTTCCACGCACCTGACGCAGGAACGGGCGCGGAGCTTGCCGCACTCCTGCCGACCTCCGATCCCGCCTACAACACGCTTGCGGCGCAAGCGCTGGCAGGGTCCCCGACACTCGGCGAGGCCGTTGCACGGATCGAACAGGCCCGTGTAGGAGCCGCGCGAGCCGGGGCGGAGCGCTTGCCCGCTATCGGTGCCAACGCATCCGTCACGGGCACCCGCACCAATCCCGCGCAATTCGGCACTTCATTGCCTCCGGGGATCGCCTTTGACACCGAACGCGTTGCCTATGCCGCCAACCTGACGGCGCGCTGGGATCTCGATATCTTCGGCCGCCTGCGCGCACAGGAACGCGCGGCGCTCGCCCGCGTCGATGCCGCCGACGCTTCGGCCCTCGCCGTTCGCAACGCATTGCTCGCCGAGATCGCTGCGAGTGTGATCGACTGGCGCACGCTCGAAGCCCGGCAGGAGGAGATTGAAAGCGACATCGCCGCTGCCGAGGAACTGGCGCGGCTGGCGGGCGTGCGCGAACGCGCCGGGATTGCGCCGGGTTTCGACCGCGTGCGCGCCGAAAGCGCCGCCAATGCTTCGCGCAGCCGCCTTGCCGCGTTGGACAGCGAGCGTGCGCGCCTAACCGGCAGGCTCGTCACCCTGACCGCACAGGGCGGCATGCAGGTGCGGGCGGCCATGGCGCTGGGGGCTCCGGACACCGAGCTTCCCGCTCCGCCGGTTGCCTTGCCCTCCTCGCTATTGGTCAACCGGCCCGATATCCTCGCCGCATCCGCCGGGCTTGCCGCAGCCGATGCCGAGCTTGCCGCGACCGCACGCCGCCGCTTTCCGACATTCGACCTGTCGGCAGCACTCGGCCTGCTCGCCTTCAGCCCCGGCGACCTGTTCGATGAGGACAGCATCGTCGGCTCCATCGCCGCCACCATTGCCGGACCATTGCTCGACTTCGGTCGGATCGAGGCCGAGATCAACGGTGCCGCCGCTGGAAAGCGCGCGGCGTTCGAAGCCTATCGGGGCGCCGTCTATACCGCGCTTGGTGATGCCGAAGCAGCCTATAGCCTCGTCGCAGCAGCCGACCGCGAACTCGCCGCGGCCAACTCCGAGGCAGAAAGCCTGCAGCGGGCCGCGCGCCTTGCCGAAACACGTCAGGAGGCTGGCCTTGCCGATTTCCTCACCGTACTCGAGGCGCGGCGCGCAGCCGATGCGAGCGGCGAACGTGCAGCGGCTGCGCTGGGCCGTGCCAAGCGCGCCCGGGTGCTGCTGTGGCAGGCGCTCGGCGGCGACCCTCAGCCGATTACGCGGTCGATCAGCCAGTAA
- a CDS encoding aldehyde dehydrogenase family protein, which translates to MRDCTKFYIDGQWVDPVAENTQPVENPATEETIGHISFGTKADVDKAVAAARRAFESFSQTSKEERLTLLRAIQAEIANRKDDLALAVSEEMGAPMSLANGPHTGLLAGHCQTAIDVLEGFEFERQDGPTLHIWEPIGVVGMITPWNWPLNQIACKVFPALATGNTMILKPSEIAPFDAYIFAEIMDAAGVPAGVFNLVNGDGPGVGEAMSGHPDIDMISFTGSTRAGVLIAKNAADTVKRVAQELGGKSPNIILDDSAFTQSVMRGTIAMMGNSGQTCTAPSRMLVPHKRMEEAKAAAKEAAKGVIPGDPKGNATIGPVVSKAQWDKIQGLIEKGIEEGATLVAGGPGKPEGLETGHYVKPTVFADVTNDMTIAREEIFGPVLAMIGYDDYDDAIRISNDTEYGLASHIMGEDIETAKKLAKRIRAGRVAINGGYDMNAAFGGYKKSGNGREWGEWGFHDFLEIKAVMGHS; encoded by the coding sequence ATGCGCGATTGCACCAAGTTCTACATCGACGGCCAGTGGGTCGATCCGGTTGCCGAAAACACCCAGCCGGTCGAGAATCCCGCCACCGAAGAAACCATCGGCCACATCAGCTTCGGCACCAAGGCCGATGTCGACAAGGCGGTCGCTGCCGCACGCCGCGCATTCGAAAGTTTCAGCCAGACAAGCAAGGAAGAGCGCCTCACCCTGCTGCGCGCGATCCAGGCGGAGATCGCCAACCGCAAGGACGATCTCGCACTCGCCGTGAGCGAGGAAATGGGCGCGCCGATGAGCCTTGCCAATGGTCCGCACACCGGCCTGCTCGCCGGCCACTGCCAGACCGCCATCGACGTGCTCGAAGGTTTCGAATTCGAACGCCAGGACGGCCCGACGCTGCACATCTGGGAGCCGATCGGCGTGGTCGGCATGATCACCCCGTGGAACTGGCCGTTGAACCAGATCGCCTGCAAGGTCTTCCCTGCGCTCGCAACTGGCAACACGATGATCCTCAAACCTTCCGAAATCGCGCCCTTCGACGCCTATATCTTTGCCGAGATAATGGACGCGGCGGGCGTGCCCGCGGGCGTGTTCAACCTCGTCAACGGTGACGGTCCGGGCGTGGGCGAAGCGATGAGCGGCCACCCTGACATCGACATGATCAGCTTCACCGGATCGACGCGCGCGGGCGTGCTGATTGCCAAGAATGCCGCCGATACGGTCAAGCGCGTGGCGCAGGAACTGGGCGGCAAGAGCCCCAACATCATCCTCGACGACAGTGCCTTCACCCAGTCGGTCATGCGCGGCACCATCGCCATGATGGGCAATTCGGGCCAGACCTGCACTGCGCCCAGCCGCATGCTCGTGCCGCACAAGCGCATGGAAGAAGCCAAGGCAGCGGCCAAGGAAGCTGCCAAGGGCGTGATCCCCGGCGATCCCAAGGGCAATGCCACGATCGGACCGGTCGTCTCCAAGGCACAGTGGGACAAGATCCAAGGCCTCATCGAAAAGGGTATTGAGGAAGGCGCGACGCTGGTCGCGGGCGGCCCCGGCAAGCCCGAAGGGCTGGAAACCGGCCATTACGTCAAGCCGACCGTCTTCGCCGATGTCACCAACGACATGACCATCGCGCGCGAGGAAATCTTCGGGCCGGTCCTCGCGATGATCGGCTATGACGATTACGACGACGCCATCCGCATCTCGAACGACACCGAATACGGCCTTGCCAGCCACATCATGGGCGAGGATATCGAGACCGCGAAGAAGCTCGCCAAGCGCATCCGCGCCGGCCGTGTCGCGATCAACGGCGGCTATGACATGAACGCGGCCTTCGGGGGCTACAAGAAGTCGGGCAATGGCCGCGAATGGGGCGAGTGGGGCTTCCACGACTTCCTCGAAATCAAAGCCGTGATGGGCCATAGCTGA
- a CDS encoding efflux RND transporter periplasmic adaptor subunit, with protein MALDIRNLSFSRQILPVIAVVGLIFAAIFILSGQPDRELSDPDREPPRTPEALADEARVAGSGIVEPSSELVQVGSALSGLVTGLYVQPGDRVSEGQTLFTVDDRAVRAQLREANAAIAEARAAIAEAQSAQATAASQLALYRNVDDPAAVSRSEVIRAEGEASAAAERLSLARARLDAAQARAGSARTELGRLTVRAPIAGEILAVNIRKGEYVSTMGGGGSQPFIEMGQTQPMHVRIDIDEEQAPRLAMGEPATVSPRGASDQQVQASFVRAEPLVVPKRSLTNSAAERVDVRVLQVIYELPAEAVGDNGLFRVGQQVDAYMPAKAGE; from the coding sequence ATGGCACTAGACATTCGCAATTTGAGCTTCTCGCGGCAGATCCTGCCGGTGATCGCGGTGGTCGGACTGATCTTCGCAGCGATTTTCATCCTGTCTGGACAGCCCGATCGCGAATTGTCCGATCCCGACCGCGAACCGCCGCGCACACCCGAAGCGCTGGCTGACGAAGCGCGTGTCGCAGGTTCGGGTATCGTCGAACCGTCGAGCGAACTGGTCCAAGTCGGATCGGCCCTCTCGGGTCTCGTGACCGGTCTCTACGTCCAGCCCGGCGACCGCGTGAGCGAAGGCCAGACGCTGTTCACCGTCGATGATCGCGCCGTGCGGGCGCAGCTGCGCGAAGCCAACGCCGCGATTGCCGAAGCGCGTGCAGCCATCGCCGAAGCGCAGAGCGCACAGGCCACTGCCGCAAGCCAGCTTGCGCTCTATCGCAATGTCGACGATCCCGCCGCGGTCAGCCGCAGCGAAGTGATCCGCGCGGAAGGCGAAGCCAGCGCCGCTGCCGAGCGCCTCAGCCTCGCACGCGCGCGGCTCGATGCCGCCCAGGCGCGCGCAGGGTCGGCCCGGACAGAACTGGGGCGCCTGACCGTGCGCGCCCCGATCGCGGGCGAAATCCTCGCGGTGAATATCCGCAAGGGCGAATATGTCAGCACCATGGGTGGTGGCGGCTCGCAGCCTTTCATCGAAATGGGCCAGACCCAGCCGATGCACGTCCGCATAGATATCGACGAGGAACAGGCCCCGCGCCTTGCCATGGGCGAACCGGCCACCGTCAGCCCGCGCGGCGCGTCGGACCAGCAGGTGCAGGCCAGCTTCGTTCGTGCAGAGCCGCTGGTCGTGCCCAAGCGTTCGCTCACCAATTCGGCTGCCGAACGCGTCGATGTGCGCGTCCTGCAGGTGATCTACGAACTGCCTGCGGAAGCGGTTGGCGACAACGGCCTGTTCCGTGTCGGCCAGCAGGTCGATGCCTATATGCCGGCCAAGGCTGGCGAATGA
- a CDS encoding peptidyl-prolyl cis-trans isomerase encodes MIRGLLRDPLAHFLIAGAAIWGVLALAGDPVDPAERTITLTREQQAGLALGFERTMGRPPTDAELDAQIERWTREEVLYREALRLGLDRGDPVVRRRLAAKMDELAGAEVELAQPSEAELKEWLADNPAAFETGGTLTFEQAYFASEDEALAARDGGEPVGQAISLPGSVEGMDEREVAQVFGSQFAGEVARLAAGPQWQGPIASGFGWHLVRLTKRDEGKIPPFGEIRERVEAQWRSRTIQARREKAYELLRDAYRIEVE; translated from the coding sequence ATGATACGAGGGCTGCTGCGCGATCCGCTTGCGCATTTCCTGATTGCCGGGGCCGCGATCTGGGGCGTGCTCGCGCTTGCGGGCGATCCGGTCGATCCGGCCGAGCGCACGATCACCTTGACCCGCGAGCAGCAGGCCGGGCTCGCGCTCGGTTTCGAGCGTACGATGGGCCGCCCGCCGACCGATGCCGAACTCGATGCCCAGATCGAGCGCTGGACGCGCGAGGAAGTGCTCTACCGGGAGGCCTTGCGGCTGGGCCTCGATCGGGGCGACCCGGTCGTCAGGCGGAGGCTGGCCGCCAAGATGGACGAGCTCGCCGGGGCCGAGGTTGAGCTGGCGCAGCCTTCCGAGGCTGAACTGAAGGAGTGGCTGGCGGACAATCCGGCGGCGTTCGAAACCGGTGGAACGCTGACGTTCGAACAGGCCTATTTCGCCAGCGAAGACGAGGCATTGGCCGCGCGTGACGGCGGAGAGCCCGTCGGTCAGGCGATCAGCCTGCCCGGCTCGGTCGAAGGCATGGACGAGCGAGAAGTGGCGCAGGTTTTCGGGAGCCAGTTCGCGGGGGAAGTCGCGCGGCTTGCTGCCGGGCCGCAGTGGCAGGGCCCGATAGCTTCGGGTTTCGGCTGGCATCTTGTGCGCCTGACCAAGCGTGACGAAGGCAAGATCCCACCTTTCGGCGAGATCAGGGAACGGGTGGAGGCGCAATGGCGAAGCCGTACCATCCAGGCGCGGCGCGAGAAGGCCTATGAGCTGCTGCGCGATGCCTACCGGATCGAGGTCGAATGA
- a CDS encoding MaoC family dehydratase, protein MAGRHFDEWQVGDKLTHEIRRTVTEADNLFFTVMTHNPQPLHLDVEAARESEFGQILVNGTYTFSLMVGLSVGDTTLGTLVANLGYDKLVMPKPVFIGDTLHATSEVIGLRESKSRPDTGIVTFLHEAVNQRGEVVCRCERSALLKKSV, encoded by the coding sequence ATGGCGGGCAGGCACTTCGACGAATGGCAGGTCGGCGACAAGCTGACCCATGAAATCCGGCGCACGGTGACAGAGGCGGACAACCTCTTCTTCACCGTGATGACCCACAATCCGCAGCCCCTGCACCTCGATGTGGAAGCGGCCAGGGAAAGCGAATTCGGGCAGATCCTCGTCAACGGGACCTACACTTTTTCGCTGATGGTGGGCCTTAGCGTGGGCGACACCACGCTCGGCACCCTGGTGGCGAACCTCGGTTACGACAAGCTCGTCATGCCCAAGCCGGTCTTCATCGGTGACACACTGCATGCGACCAGCGAGGTGATCGGACTGCGCGAAAGCAAGTCGCGCCCCGATACCGGGATCGTGACCTTCCTCCACGAAGCGGTGAACCAGCGCGGCGAGGTCGTCTGCCGCTGCGAACGTTCGGCGCTGCTCAAGAAAAGCGTCTGA